From the Candidatus Neomarinimicrobiota bacterium genome, one window contains:
- a CDS encoding response regulator, which yields MDNKILIIDTDDVFIGQCRNHLEGLGIEVLVSSDGTEGLRMAQKNKPGVVIMDIALPYLNGFHVCKLLKSDSRYKDIHVVFISSREDPDDILNSRRVGGSLFLRKPIDANHLTDELIQLLNKNKPVKDDTAEAVEAR from the coding sequence ATGGACAATAAAATACTCATTATAGATACAGACGATGTTTTCATAGGACAGTGCCGAAATCACCTTGAAGGTCTCGGTATCGAGGTCCTGGTGAGCAGTGACGGGACTGAGGGTCTTCGGATGGCCCAGAAGAATAAACCTGGTGTGGTTATCATGGATATTGCGCTACCGTACCTGAATGGTTTTCACGTATGCAAACTTTTAAAAAGTGATAGCCGATATAAGGATATACATGTTGTTTTTATCTCCTCGAGGGAAGATCCTGATGATATCCTAAACTCAAGGAGAGTGGGGGGAAGCCTGTTTCTGAGAAAGCCCATAGATGCAAATCATCTCACTGATGAACTGATCCAGCTTCTTAATAAAAATAAACCGGTGAAAGATGATACCGCTGAAGCTGTGGAGGCTCGGTAA